In Myripristis murdjan chromosome 2, fMyrMur1.1, whole genome shotgun sequence, a genomic segment contains:
- the LOC115369748 gene encoding titin-like, whose amino-acid sequence MPGNSRTFALWALGAALLAGCVGVETDASHSVAAAATRLQSENLDVYFERQVQSYAGTGALSRRKRNILFPSGVKLCAQETLNEAISHHLSYFHLRDCPRSLNPNVANLKAAGCYEVKVCQETVWEAFKIFWDRLPDPREYQDWVGRCQDGSVSVMEIGRHFSQSEAHYNLIKSMVAMAATYNSVATTPGPAPCSSEATTVQPEVPPAGALPETVTTWQDVVLPDLELTTGTPDWSVLTTTSTKSPVGLTSDPAAATTSEETGGDFTSDPDHPAGVITDEVPLEAGEVYVEDIEEVTVAKAVDSFTPKPTIVIVQEVEEDNAVPGTIKEEAAHNMVEDEEEILVAVPDADENVPRPDSETIQEIFVEPTSVDVEPPSEAVAEYAFTESVVEATPQTTTVPAPVEELSPDVFSEVTTEAPTDAVTEATKAPVSKQITDATPDLTFTNEIVEDTAETTGDSPVHIEETIPDVSKVAEEAIIVEEPEWGTEEHPSEIAAEDEVEVSSVATPTVVLITDEDSEESDENILDVAPEKEAIAEKESEVPSMATVLITTDEMVVDFHENIKTTADTPRLMTEVTSEPAVLILQDDEDDDLPQVTEEAPSEIIVGETEPIEKETTEAPREILEIMQEEIAEVKTEDKVEETTETAVEVITTETVEEEPIQIVDEEKAEEEVAEGAEEAIVTEEEKIEEEEVDVTIETAEVQAAEETEREEKEEPVEAPGETTEETKEGASEVAEGEPVQVGEEEISVEFVEDRDVLETTEEEEEEEEEAESALETAEEEAESATEPSKGESETTVESVIVPEVEAESAVASAEEEAGAAVQTVEDKAESAAEPAEEEEAVAPVEETEAPVASAVETTEEEKAIAPVEETESAVESAEEEAKPAVETADEAESATEEAEAPTETVVEEAESAVEHAEEEAESAIVPGETESAEEEAEAVVEKVEEAEPAVETVETEAEPAEEEAESAVELAEGEAEPATVPGEEELVVAPAEKDAESAVETAEEEVEATVSESATASESAVKTADEETDSDLEIAEDAESAVVPREETESIVTSTEEEVESAVETAEDANSAVKNAEEEAEPDVEIAEEAESAVETATAEEATTAVESAEEETETAEGTGPGVETTEAAGSDVETVEEVETTVETTEEAGPGVESAEEEEDTVVETAEEEPAVESSESVIEKPEKGEANAPLETVKEAESAEEEAEPDVETAEEAEPGVETAEEEAQPGVETPEEEGTEHGVETAEEEAEPDIETPEEEEAEPGVETAEEEAEPGADTTEEAEPDVETAEEEAEPGAETAKDELETVVETAEEAEPGVETPEEAQPGVETTEEEAEPDVESAKEAEPGEETAEEAEPGVETAEAEPGVETTEEAEPGVETAEEAEPGVETAEAEPDVETADEEAEPGVETAEEAEPGVGTAEEAEPGVGTAEEAEPGVETAEAEPDVETADKEAEPGVETPEEAEPGVGTAEAEPDVETADEEAEPGVETAEEAEPDVGTAEEAEPGVGTAEEAEPGVETAEEEAEPGVESEKEEVETVIETAEEAEPGVETAEEAEPGVETAEEEAEPGTETAKEAEPAVESEKEEIETAEEEEAEPSEETTEEAEPGVETAEEEAEPSEETTEEEAEPGVESEKEEVETVIETAEEEEAEPSEETTEEAEPGVETPEEEAEPDVETPEEEAEPGVETPEEEAEPGVETTEEAEPGVETPEEEAEPGVETPEEEAEPGVETPEEEAEPGVETPEEEAEPGVETPEEAEPSEETTEEEAEPGVETTEEEAEPGVESEKEEVETVIETTEEAEPGVKTPEEEAEPGVETPEEAESGAESTEEAEEEEEPGIETAEEEAEPGVESAKEGVETTTETPEEEEAELGVETPEEAEPGVDTPEEEAEPGVDTPEEEAEPGTETTKEEVESTTEAPEEEEAAPGVETAEEEAEPGVETAEEEAEPGTETTKEEVESTTETPEEEAEPAVETTGEKAEPGVETPEEEGTEPGAETTEEAEPGVETAEEEVEPGVETTEEAEPGAETAEEEAEPGVETTEEAEPGTETAKEEVESATETPEEEAEPGVETTEEAEPGTETAKEEVETIIETPEEAEPGADSEKEEAETGLETPEEEAEPGVETSEEDTDSAAPPVDDTQDTAGEEEQAGETSEEKIEEGEKSVDKPEAEGTQPGVTEEVPEMTQETPPDSDDETTPVMVIPPEDTEGLSPGTEVEETTEPMGEASPEVTVEFPGDSEVEIPPGTTTEMFDTETPTEVPAPESVPDKKVLPETPTVPEDVAEARPETTTAGEVSKVEGDSKSEDAQVTPESPPELEDNVPGEDSTRVTPVEVVPEDAEEISPAEEIIPKTPEEVAPDSSDEITPGTAVEADGSESTQQVTPAASLETTTEYVVEYNNGNFPEPTERQFETNNDLLGNNGFDFEDEQENMIGNEIDDTMLRPPRPLRDQVVELSIKLRGEIYNEALRDPSSFEYQQLSRQFTRKIADAFERLPGFKNIYIVEFRPQKDLERGLVVSVHYAVTLEVDGAGVTNDTLDFMTLQNNLVEKNYGGEQPTVVYTVTDFRNFITEALHKDNFMTNTTLELEPDSLQLEHVEQLLPAGKPTSRPAEPQHNMDNVLAAEKPPDAPGQEEPSDVFLKKEDFLFDPFDQWKGPQAEVASENDVFLLDENTGSVAAVAVEFPENTLEQEQGGTTADAGNIENEGFLFNNDSSPGTNPSRGNHTVGPGASPPSKPNPPTGSEGPVDDTSGSGFSGDDLGTDLWSWPPALTPEGTELYDDDDGSREVLPPPDLELTEEEEEEEDEQAEEGLVVEMPADGDLVAMGVEFTVSPAPQTTTVPTSEELPKQDGGIEEPFLERVPVTPDISTDPRYTTTTQAPVFWTLGTMKVELSMQTVEASGIYADYHSTEPYTITEPVTDSPEPEATASEPSVLAVDTAIEPQENTESAVEEPTEVTADLPVATDSSEEDMTEKIEAIGEPGTDTVQIARELPSVVEAESVTIKESLLETITTEPPEIEAFTEKPKVPVLTTEDHNEVEILEEQHVSVSDPATTTVPVVDIPEQDLAEDEVMVITATTAAPVIPASASADHSISLSPEKDSPFTRVSDSVPEDEEAIQLEHHENGVEDVDDVPPSTPPPSTMDRSTLSMEMVNKTESATTIPPLLYQPTLSSAAGVAFAGPSVEDGDARVLLTPTSSHQDTRGAQDGAPATELQPFKPDFSDIPDINVSIDVFHYDGTPMEGDSSGYASVAHGTDAEAIAMPTSPGKALTVFFSLRVTNMKFSADLFNKSSAEYKALEQQFLQLLVPYLQSNLSNFQNLEILNFRNGSVVVNSRMKFGKPVSRGVASVVYLILEDFANTAYQTMNLAIDKYSLDVEPGDRADPCKFQACNEFSRCRVNSWSGEAECVCDPGYVSVDGLPCVSVCDADPHFCLNDGRCDVVPGQGAICRCRVGENWWYRGERCEEFVSEPLVVGVAMASVVGFLLVVSAVVVFMVRTLREQYDAEDSEDPLRRGDSLPTLERATKFNPMFESQPVSAHCYRRYDDDTLQYCCRYDDGLPQHSTVGVDAPGGNETRPVYQSTSLSTEEVQERRRILQLCESDQQFADFVHQTRVFLERRGSSTT is encoded by the exons ATGCCTGGAAACTCCAGGACTTTTGCCCTGTGGGCTCTCGGCGCCGCGCTGCTCGCCGGGTGCGTCGGCGTGGAAACAG ATGCCTCCCACagcgtggcggcggcggcgacgcGGCTGCAATCAGAAAACTTGGACGTGTACTTTGAGCGGCAGGTGCAGTCGTATGCGGGAACTGGCGCCCTGTCTCGAAGAAAGAGGAACATTCTCTTCCCCAGCGGAGTGAAACTGTGCGCCCAGGAGACGCTCAACGAAGCCATCAGCCACCACCTGAGCTACTTCCACCTCCGAG ACTGCCCCAGGAGCTTAAACCCCAACGTTGCCAACCTTAAAGCAGCCGGTTGTTacgaggtcaaag tgtgccAGGAGACCGTGTGGGAAGCCTTTAAGATCTTTTGGGATCGCCTGCCGGATCCTCGCGAGTACCAGGATTGGGTCGGCCGCTGCCAGGACGGCTCCGTCAGCGTCATGGAGATTGGCCGacatttcagccaatcagaggcgcACTACAACCTCATCAAGAGT ATGGTGGCGATGGCGGCGACGTACAACAG CGTGGCCACCACGCCGggccccgccccctgcag CTCCGAGGCGACCACCGTCCAGCCCGAGGTCCCGCCGGCCGGCGCTCTGCCAG AGACAGTCACAACCTGGCAGGACGTCGTTTTGCCCGACTTGGAGCTCACCACTGGAACCCCTGACTGGTCGGTCCTCACAACGACTTCGACCAAGAGTCCCGTgggtctgacctctgaccccgccgCTGCCACCACGTCTGAGGAAACTGGAGGCGATTTCACTTCAGATCCAGATCATCCGGCCGGGGTCATCACGGACGAGGTTCCCCTGGAGGCCGGAGAAGTTTACGTTGAGGACATTGAGGAGGTCACCGTCGCCAAGGCCGTTGACTCTTTTACCCCAAAACCCACCATTGTGATCGTTCAGGAAGTCGAGGAAGACAATGCTGTCCCGGGTACGATTAAGGAGGAGGCTGCACACAACATggtggaggatgaagaggagattCTCGTGGCTGTTCCTGATGCGGATGAGAATGTTCCTCGCCCCGATTCTGAGACGATTCAAGAAATCTTTGTAGAACCTACCTCGGTTGATGTAGAGCCGCCCTCTGAGGCTGTGGCTGAATATGCCTTCACAGAATCTGTAGTTGAGGCGACTCCACAAACCACCACAGTGCCTGCTCCAGTGGAGGAACTGAGTCCAGATGTTTTTTCTGAGGTCACGACAGAGGCTCCAACTGATGCTGTGACTGAGGCCACAAAGGCTCCAGTAAGCAAACAAATTACAGACGCCACCCCGGACTTGACCTTTACTAATGAGATTGTAGAGgacacagcagaaacaacagGTGATTCTCCAGTGCACATAGAGGAAACAATACCAGATGTCTCTAAAGTAGCTGAAGAAGCAATAATCGTGGAGGAACCTGAATGGGGAACTGAGGAACATCCCTCAGAGATTGCTGCAGAAGATGAAGTCGAAGTCTCATCAGTGGCCACTCCGACTGTAGTTCTGATAACGGATGAAGATTCAGAGGAAAGTGATGAAAATATTCTGGATGTGGCTCCAGAAAAAGAAGCCAttgcagagaaagaaagtgaggtTCCCTCCATGGCCACTGTTTTGATCACAACAGACGAGATGGTGGTAGATTtccatgaaaacattaaaactacAGCAGACACACCAAGACTGATGACGGAGGTCACCTCTGAGCCTGCTGTACTGATCTTacaagatgatgaagatgatgaccTCCCACAGGTCACCGAGGAGGCACCATCAGAAATTATAGTAGGAGAGACAGAGCCAATAGAGAAAGAGACAACTGAGGCTCCAAGGGAAATACTAGAAATCATGCAAGAAGAAATAGCAGAGGTAAAGACAGAGGACAAAGTTGAAGAGACTACTGAAACTGCTGTAGAAGTCATAACAACAGAAACAGTAGAAGAAGAACCGATTCAGATAGTagatgaagaaaaagcagaagaagaagtagctgagggagcagaggaggccattgtgacagaggaagaaaagatagaagaagaagaagtagatgTCACAATAGAAACAGCTGAAGTTCAAGCagcagaagaaacagaaagagaagaaaaggaggagccAGTGGAAGCACCGGGAGAAACCACAGaagaaacaaaggaaggagCATCTGAAGTTGCAGAAGGAGAACCAGTTCAAGTTGGAGAAGAGGAGATATCTGTAGAATTTGTTGAGGACAGAGATGTACTAGAAactacagaagaagaagaagaagaagaagaagaagcagagtcTGCTTTAGAGACTGCAGAAGAAGAGGCTGAATCTGCTACAGAACCTTCCAAAGGGGAATCAGAAACTACAGTAGAGTCTGTAATAGTACCTGAAGTAGAAGCAGAATCTGCTGTAGCATCTGCAGAAGAGGAAGCTGGAGCTGCTGTTCAAACTGTGGAAGACAAAGCAGAGTCTGCAGCAGAacctgcagaagaagaagaagcagtagCTCCAGTAGAAGAAACAGAGGCTCCTGTAGCATCAGCAGTAGAAACTACAGAAGAAGAGAAAGCAATAGCTCCAGTAGAAGAGACAGAATCTGCTGTGGAATCTGCAGAGGAAGAGGCCAAACCAGCAGTAGAAACTGCAGACGAAGCAGAATCTGCaacagaagaagcagaagcTCCTACTGAAACTGTGGTAGAAGAAGCAGAATCTGCTGTAGAGCatgcagaggaagaagcagagtCTGCAATAGTACCTGGGGAAACAGAATCTGcagaagaggaagcagaggctgTAGTTGAAAAAGTAGAAGAAGCAGAACCTGCTGTTGAAACGGTAGAAACAGAAGCAGAACCTGCAGAAGAGGAAGCAGAATCTGCTGTAGAACTTGCGGAGGGAGAAGCAGAGCCTGCAACAGTACCTGGAGAAGAAGAACTTGTTGTGGCACCGGCAGAAAAAGATGCAGAGTCTGCAGTAGAAACagcagaagaggaagtagaggcaACAGTATCAGAATCTGCAACAGCATCAGAATCTGCTGTCAAAACTGCAGATGAGGAAACAGACTCTGATTTAGAAATTGCAGAAGATGCAGAGTCTGCAGTAGTACCAAGAGAAGAGACAGAATCCATTGTGACATCTacagaagaggaagtagagtCTGCAGTAGAAACAGCAGAAGATGCAAATTCTGCTGTTAAAaatgcagaagaagaagcagagccagATGTGGAAATTGCAGAGGAGGCAGAATCTGCAGtagaaacagcaacagcagaagaagCAACAACTGCTGTAGAATctgcagaagaagaaacagaaactgCAGAAGGAACAGGGCCAGGTGTGGAAACTACAGAAGCAGCGGGATCTGATGTAGAAACTGTAGAAGAAGTAGAGACTACTGTAGAAACTACAGAGGAAGCAGGTCCAGGTGTAGAAAgtgcagaagaggaagaagacactGTGGTAGAAACTGCAGAAGAAGAGCCAGCTGTAGAATCTTCAGAGTCTGTAATAGAAAAACCAGAAAAAGGGGAAGCAAATGCTCCACTAGAAACAGTAAAGGAAGCAGAATCtgcagaggaggaagcagagccTGATGTAGAAACTGCAGAAGAAGCAGAACCTGGTGTAgaaactgcagaagaagaagcacaGCCTGGTGTAGAAActccagaagaagaaggaacaGAGCATGGTGTTgaaactgcagaagaagaagcagagcctgATATAGAAActccagaagaagaagaagcagaaccTGGTGTTgaaactgcagaagaagaagcagagcctgGTGCAGATACTACAGAAGAAGCAGAACCTGATGTTgaaactgcagaagaagaagcagagcctgGTGCAGAAACTGCAAAAGATGAGTTAGAGACCGTAGTAGAAACTGCAGAAGAAGCAGAGCCTGGTGTAGAAACTCCAGAAGAAGCACAGCCTGGTGTAGAAACTACAGAAGAGGAAGCAGAACCTGATGTAGAATCTGCAAAAGAAGCAGAGCCTGGTGAAGAAACTGCAGAAGAAGCAGAGCCTGGTGTAGAAACTGCAGAAGCAGAGCCTGGTGTAGAAACTACAGAAGAAGCAGAGCCTGGTGTAGAAACTGCAGAAGAAGCAGAGCCTGGTGTTGAAACTGCGGAAGCAGAGCCTGATGTAGAAACTGCAGATGAAGAAGCAGAGCCTGGTGTAGAAACCGCAGAAGAAGCAGAACCTGGTGTAGGAACTGCAGAAGAAGCAGAACCTGGTGTAGGAACTGCAGAAGAAGCAGAGCCTGGTGTAGAAACTGCAGAAGCAGAGCCTGATGTAGAAACTGCAGATAAAGAGGCAGAGCCTGGTGTAGAAACTCCAGAAGAAGCAGAGCCTGGTGTAGGAACTGCAGAAGCAGAGCCTGATGTAGAAACTGCAGATGAAGAAGCAGAGCCTGGTGTAGAAACTGCAGAAGAAGCAGAACCTGATGTAGGAACTGCAGAAGAAGCAGAACCTGGTGTAGGAACTGCAGAAGAAGCAGAGCCTGGTGTTgaaactgcagaagaagaagcagagcctgGTGTAGAATCTGAAAAAGAGGAGGTAGAGACCGTAATAGAAACTGCAGAAGAAGCAGAGCCTGGTGTCGAAACTGCAGAAGAAGCAGAGCCTGGTGTAgaaactgcagaagaagaagcagagcctgGTACAGAAACTGCAAAAGAAGCAGAGCCTGCTGTAGAATCTGAAAAAGAGGAGATAgaaactgcagaagaagaagaagcagagcctAGTGAAGAAACTACAGAAGAAGCAGAGCCTGGTGTTgaaactgcagaagaagaagcagagcctAGTGAAGAAactacagaagaagaagcagagcctgGTGTAGAATCTGAAAAAGAGGAGGTAGAGACTGTAATAgaaactgcagaagaagaagaagcagagcctAGTGAAGAAACTACAGAAGAAGCAGAGCCTGGTGTTGAAACtccagaagaagaagcagagcctgATGTAGAAACtccagaagaagaagcagagcctgGTGTAGAAACtccagaagaagaagcagagcctgGTGTAGAAACTACAGAAGAAGCAGAGCCTGGTGTAGAAACtccagaagaagaagcagagcctgGTGTAGAAACtccagaagaagaagcagagcctgGTGTAGAAACtccagaagaagaagcagagcctgGTGTAGAAACtccagaagaagaagcagagcctgGTGTAGAAACTCCAGAAGAAGCAGAGCCTAGTGAAGAAactacagaagaagaagcagagcctggtgtagaaactacagaagaagaagcagagcctgGTGTAGAATCTGAAAAAGAGGAGGTAGAGACCGTAATAGAAACTACAGAAGAAGCAGAGCCTGGTGTAAAAACtccagaagaagaagcagagcctgGTGTAGAAACTCCAGAAGAAGCAGAGTCTGGTGCAGAATCtacagaagaagcagaagaagaagaagagcctGGTATTgaaactgcagaagaagaagcagaaccTGGTGTAGAATCTGCAAAAGAGGGTGTAGAGACCACCACAGAAActccagaagaagaagaagcagagctTGGTGTAGAAACTCCAGAAGAAGCAGAGCCTGGTGTAGACACtccagaagaagaagcagagcctgGTGTAGACACtccagaagaagaagcagagcctgGCACAGAAACTACaaaggaggaggtagagagCACCACAGAAGctccagaagaagaagaagcagcgcCTGGTGTAgaaactgcagaagaagaagcagagcctggtgtagaaactgcagaagaagaagcagagcctgGCACAGAAACTACAAAAGAGGAGGTAGAGAGCACCACAGAAACtccagaagaagaagcagagcctgCTGTAGAAACCACAGGGGAAAAAGCAGAGCCTGGTGTTGAAActccagaagaagaaggaacaGAGCCTGGTGCAGAAACTACAGAAGAAGCAGAACCTGGTGTTgaaactgcagaagaagaagtagagCCTGGTGTAGAAACTACAGAAGAAGCAGAACCTGGTGCTgaaactgcagaagaagaagcagagcctgGTGTAGAAACTACAGAAGAAGCAGAGCCTGGTACAGAAACTGCAAAAGAGGAGGTAGAGAGCGCCACGGAAACtccagaagaagaagcagagcctgGTGTAGAAACTACAGAAGAAGCAGAGCCTGGTACAGAAACTGCAAAAGAGGAG GTAGAGACCATAATAGAAACTCCAGAAGAAGCAGAGCCTGGTGCAGACtctgaaaaagaagaagcagagacTGGTTTAGAAACtccagaagaagaagcagagcctgGTGTAGAAACTTCAGAGGAGGACACGGACTCTGCAGCACCACCTGTAGATGACACACAGGAcacagctggagaagaagaacAAGCTGGAGAAACCTCTGAGGAGAAGATTGAGGAAGGGGAAAAATCTGTGGACAAACCAGAAGCAGAGGGAACTCAGCCAGGCGTGACAGAGGAGGTCCCAGAAATGACACAGGAAACCCCTCCAGACTCCGACGACGAGACGACTCCAGTGATGGTGATCCCTCCAGAGGACACAGAGGGATTATCACCTGGGACTGAAGTCGAAGAAACCACTGAACCGATGGGAGAAGCTTCCCCGGAGGTCACGGTGGAGTTCCCGGGAGACTCTGAAGTAGAAATCCCACCAGGAACCACCACAGAGATGTTTGACACGGAAACGCCGACAGAAGTTCCTGCACCTGAATCTGTCCCAGACAAAAAAGTCCTGCCAGAGACTCCGACAGTTCCCGAAGATGTTGCTGAAGCCCGTCCGGAAACAACCACTGCCGGAGAAGTTTCCAAAGTTGAGGGTGACAGCAAATCCGAGGACGCCCAAGTCACGCCAGAGTCGCCTCCAGAGCTTGAAGACAACGTCCCAGGTGAAGACAGCACCCGGGTAACTCCTGTGGAGGTTGTCCCAGAAGATGCTGAAGAAATCTCTCCAGCAGAAGAAATCATCCCCAAGACTCCAGAGGAAGTGGCACCCGATTCCTCGGACGAGATCACCCCAGGAACTGCTGTGGAAGCCGATGGAAGTGAATCCACACAGCAGGTGACGCCCGCCGCCTCTTTGGAGACCACAACCGAGTATGTGGTCGAATACAACAACGGGAACTTCCCGGAACCAACAGAGAGACAATTTGAGACAAACAACGACTTGCTGGGAAACAACGGCTTCGACTTCGAAGACGAGCAGGAGAACATG ATTGGAAATGAGATCGACGACACGATGCTGCGGCCCCCGAGGCCCCTGAGGGACCAGGTGGTGGAGCTCAGCATCAAACTGAGGGGGGAAATCTACAACGAGGCCCTGAGGGACCCCAGCAGCTTCGAGTACCAGCAGCTGAGCCGCCAGTTCACCCGCAAG ATCGCAGACGCCTTCGAGCGGCTGCCAGGATTCAAGAACATCTACATCGTGGAGTTcag GCCACAGAAGGACCTGGAGAG GGGCCTGGTGGTGTCGGTCCACTACGCCGTCACGCTGGAGGTGGACGGCGCCGGCGTCACCAACGACACGCTGGACTTCATGACGCTGCAGAACAACCTGGTGGAGAAGAACTACGGCGGCGAGCAGCCGACCGTCGTCTACACCGTCACCGACTTCCGCAACTTCATCACGGAGGCGCTGCACAAGGACAACTTCATGACCAACACCACGCTGGAGCTGGAGCCCGACTCGCTGCAGCTGGAGCACG tggagcagctgctgcctgcaggGAAACCCACCAGCAGGCCTGCAGAACCCCAACACAACATG GATAACGTCCTGGCAGCAGAGAAGCCGCCCGACGCCCCGGGACAGGAAGAACCCAGCGACGTTTTCCTGAAAAAGGAGGACTTCCTGTTTGACCCGTTTGACCAGTGGAAGGGCCCGCAGGCTGAGGTGGCGAGCGAAAACGACGTCTTCCTGTTGGACGAGAACACGGGGTCTGTGGCGGCGGTGGCAGTTGAATTCCCCGAAAACACCCTGGAGCAGGAGCAGGGCGGCACCACGGCAG ATGCTGGAAATATTGAAAATGAAGGCTTTCTCTTCAACAATGATTCAAGTCCAGGAACCAATCCCTCCCGAGGGAACCACACAGTCGGTCCTGGAGCCTCCCCTCCTTCCAAACCCAACCCCCCCACTGGCTCTGAGGGGCCTGTGGACGACACTTCTGGTTCTGGCTTCTCTGGAGATGACCTGGGGACCGATCTTTGGTCCTGGCCACCAGCGCTGACCCCTGAAGGAACTGAGCTCTACGACGATGACGACGGCAGCCGGGAGGTTCTTCCACCACCTGATCTGGAGTTaactgaggaggaagaagaagaagaagatgagcaAGCAGAAGAAGGTCTTGTTGTTGAAATGCCAGCCGATGGCGATTTGGTTGCAATGGGAGTGGAGTTCACTGTTTCCCCTGCACCACAGACGACAACAGTTCCCACCTCTGAAGAGCTGCCGAAGCAGGACGGAGGAATTGAGGAACCGTTTTTGGAGCGGGTTCCAGTCACGCCAGACATCAGCACTGACCCGCGTTACACAACCACCACCCAGGCGCCTGTTTTCTGGACCTTGGGTACCATGAAGGTTGAACTTTCCATGCAAACAGTGGAGGCTTCTGGTATCTATGCTGACTACCATTCAACTGAACCATACACTATCACAGAACCCGTCACAGATTCGCCCGAACCAGAAGCTACAGCAAGTGAGCCTTCTGTTTTGGCTGTGGATACAGCAATCGAACCTcaagaaaacactgaatctgCAGTAGAAGAACCTACTGAGGTTACAGCTGATCTTCCAGTGGCAACAGACAGTTCAGAGGAAGACATGACGGAGAAGATAGAAGCCATTGGTGAGCCTGGTACCGACACGGTACAAATTGCTAGAGAGTTGCCTTCGGTTGTTGAGGCGGAGTCGGTTACAATTAAAGAGTCCCTCCTTGAAACGATCACCACTGAGCCACCAGAAATTGAAGCATTCACTGAAAAACCCAAAGTTCCGGTGCTAACGACTGAAGACCACAACGAGGTTGAGATTTTAGAGGAGCAACACGTAAGCGTCTCCGATCCTGCGACAACAACAGTCCCGGTTGTTGATATCCCAGAGCAGGACCTGGCTGAAGATGAAGTCATGGTCATCACTGCGACCACCGCCGCTCCAGTCATCCCTGCATCTGCAAGTGCAGACCACAGCATTTCTCTCTCACCTGAGAAGGACTCACCCTTCACTCGCGTGTCCGATTCAGTGCCGGAAGATGAGGAAGCCATTCAGCTCGAGCACCACGAAAATGGCGTGGAAGATGTGGATGATGTCCCGCCGAGCACTCCGCCACCATCCACCATGGATCGCTCAACACTATCCATGGAGATGGTGAACAAGACAGAAAGTGCCACGACAATCCCGCCTCTTCTCTACCAGCCAACGCTCAGTTCAGCCGCCGGTGTCGCCTTTGCAGGACCTTCTGTGGAGGACGGAGATGCTCGGGTCCTTCTAACACCAACTTCCTCACATCAGGACACCCGTGGTGCCCAGGATGGCGCCCCAGCCACTGAGCTCCAACCCTTCAAGCCGGATTTCTCAGACATACCGGACATCAACGTCAGCATAGACGTGTTCCACTATGACGGCACGCCAATGGAGGGTGACAGCAGCGGTTACGCCAGTGTGGCTCATGGGACGGACGCCGAGGCCATCGCCATGCCCACCAGCCCCGGCAAGGCCCTGACAGTGTTCTTCAGCCTCAGGGTGACCAACATGAAATTCTCCGCAGATCTCTTCAACAAGAGCTCCGCTGAGTACAAGGCCTTGGAGCAGCAGTTCTTACAGCTG CTGGTCCCGTACCTGCAGTCCAACCTGAGCAACTTCCAGAACCTGGAGATCCTGAACTTCCGTAACGGCAGCGTGGTGGTGAACAGCAGGATGAAGTTCGGAAAGCCCGTGTCGAGGGGCGTGGCCAGCGTTGTCTACCTCATCCTGGAGGACTTCGCCAACACCGCCTACCAAACCATGAACCTGGCCATCGACAAGTACTCGCTGGACGTGGAACCAG